cacagaggtgggggagggaggtagcTGGCAGGGCAGGGGTTCCTGAGGGAGGACTTCGTGATTCTCAGCCTCTTCCTGCACGGCTGCCTGTCCACACCCAGGGGCAGGGACTCGGGAGGTTGGGTGCTGTGACTTGTGGGTTCTCGCCCTGGTTTGCCCAGGGCTGACTCACttgcagcccccagcccagttTCCTGGTGAGGGCCCCACTGGTCAGTGGGGTCAAGGGAGGAGGGGGTCACCAGACTATTTATAAGAAGGAGAAGTCCCTCATGTCAAAGCCAAAAGCCCCAGAGAGACTCGTGGGTGGGGGTACGTGAACTTCCCCCTtatcctgtccccaccccaggtcctGGGCCCCTGGGTATGGGGAAAACTTGGGCACAGAGTCCTCCTCCAGATGCTGGTCTGGAGCCCAAGGGCTGGGCAGTCCCCTGCTGCATCTGGGcacccaggccaggagggggagggggctacCCTCCTCCTGGGGGCCGTGGCGCCAGTGGGGCGGCTTGAGGGGGTGGTGCCCAGGCCACAAGGGTGAGACTGGCAGGGACCTGGAACCGGCTGTACCAGCTGGGCTGGGCCcccgccctccctggctggcccattccccaccccctgctcaaACACCCTTGCAGAGTGCAGGAGCCACTCAACCCCACTCCACATGCTGGCCTgtctcccctcccaccagcatCCCTCCACCACGTGCCCAACTCCATTTCTCTCCGGGTTAAAGAAGACCCTAAGTGAAAGGGCCTGAAAAGCTTGGTGTACAGTTGGTCTGATTACCCGCAGTAGAGTGGCTAAtgctctggagccagacagctCAGGTTATATCTCGTCGCCAGCACTTATAGCTGTGGGATAGCAGGCTAGTTCTTTTCCTTCCCGtacctcagtcttctcatctgttaaatggggatacATAGCATGCATTTTGCTAGGTGGCTGGAAGCAGACAATTAGTTACTCTACTTAAACCACTTAGAAGAGTGTCTGGCCCATGGTAAGAGCCATATAAGTGTTAGctattaaaatgataattattatttctcTGTCTGCCTATTTTAAGTGTCATTGCTGTCTGTCTGCATGACGCTAACCCTGCCCCCAGTTTGTCTCTCTGACCATCTCTCCCTACCCTGACCCACACCCCCATTCACccatttttctttgctgtgccTTTCCTTTCATCTCGACCCCATCTGGGCCAGTATCATGGCTCTCCAATACTCCCCTAGCCTGGCCAGCCTCAGCACTGGCCAGGGATGACTCACtgtggcctcctggcccctgggaccTGCAGGTTGGCTTCCTGAGATATACCCTCTGGCCAGACCTGCCCAGCCCCCTAACCCTGCCCACTGCGCCGCCCCCACAGGGCCCCGGCCAGATGTCAGCTGCAGTTATTAGCATGGGCGGGAGACACAGGCCTTGGCAGCATGCCTGCCAGACTCAGCGGCCACTGGAATCTCCCTtgagcctggggcgggggaggggagcagttCAAGctagggaaggagggtgggggcacCCAGGGGTCACAAGTACCTCCAAAGAccaaagacagggatgcccccagCTTCTAGGGTACCTTCCTCTCCACCGCCACTGCTCTGTTGGACTTTCCCTTGCCCCCACATAGCTCAGTTTCTCTTTAAcctctttcattttccttctctcctccacccTTGGTGAGCTCTGTACCTGCGCCACAAGGCTGGCTAGCCCCATCCCTCAGCAACTCTCTACTCTAAAGAAATTGCCATCATCCAAGAAGATAGAGGCCTCTCCCAGAGAGACTCAGCGTCTCACCTTGCTCCAGTGGCTCCTGTCTTAACTGTTTTGAAGTCCCACCTTAAGTCTGACTAGAAGCCTCACTATAAACCTTCACCCTGTCCTTACTGGGGAAGGGCCTCTGGGTTCACCAAGATTCTTCCCTTAGGTTTTCAGGTCCTTTCAGATAAAGGAGGTACCCTGGGGAGAGAGGGACCCCACAAGGTATTCTGGATAGTTGACCGAACCCCCAGACTTAAACAGGAGTAGGAGTCCTTGCCCACATGAGTGTGAGAGAGGGCACCCCAGACCCTGGGGGTGCTTGTGGGGAGGGGCCCCAGATCTCCGGGCAGAAAGGATGGGTACCCCGCCCAAGGGAGGGGTCAGCCTCCCCAGCCCGCCCAGGCGCCAGGGACGCCTGGAGGCATTGCCTGCCCCGTCGGTCTAGGGGCGAAGTCCGATCCAGGCCTGCGGGCAGGCGGGGACCTGCCAGGCTAGGTCGGGCCGGGCCTGACAACACACAGCCCCATAGTGACTaggtggggccaggccaggcggcCGGGCTGGGGCCcgggggtggaggctggggctggTCGGGACTAGCCGTCGGGGGCCCGGGCGCGCCCTGGGACCTGGCAGATGCCGGGGCTCCCATCTCCAAGCTTGGGGCCCAGGTacagcgctggccccaccccttcctgtgCCCTTATATGGGCGTCGAGGGGGAGACTCCGGggaccgccccgccccccagccgaGTGCGGACTCCGGCGTGTTGCCACGGCGACCAGGACCCGCTCCCCTCTGCTGGGCTAATGGAATCGTTCCCAAACTGCCTGCCTCCAAGATCGCCCGTGGGCACCGCGGGCTGAACCATTGCTGGCGGGGGCCGGTAACGGGAGGCCTCTGAGGCTGGGCATGTTGGGCGCACCCCGACCTCCGCGGGGTCCCGCGCCCAGGTTCCTCTTCCGAGGCGCAGAGCCGGGCCCGACCCAGGGCGGGGTGCAAGGTCCCGTAGGAACCGAGTGACGGAGGCTGGGCCGGGCTCCTTCCCCCAGGGCTGTTGCCACACTTCCTGCCGCGGAGCTCTTCCCCGGCCTGTTTCTAAGGAAGGAGTGGGGTAGGGCGACCGCGCCCCGGCCTCCGGGCTGGGTCCAGGCACAAGGAGCTGACGCGGGGTCGGTCCAGCCCAAGGTTCCCGGGGATGGACTTCGGGTGGGGACAGAGCACGCAGGCGCCCGGAGGTCACCCACACGACGGGCGTCAATCAGGGAAGACCCAGTGGTCCAACTCCTCTGGGTCCTCAAcggccctcccttccctcctgaccCAGTGGGACCTCTGTCATCGTCATCTCAGCTCTGAGGGTGGCCCGACCCTCATGCTCCTTCATCAGGGCATCGCCAACGACCCCAGGGACCCTGACCTGTGACCGTGTCTCCCTGTGCCCCACATGTCCCCTCAGTGGACCCCAGGACCCTCATTCACTGCCTGCATATCTAGAGCCTCCTTCCCAGTTACGGGAGGCCTCAGCCCTTCCCATGGactccatctccccctccccacactcatCCCTTTTCCTGGGTCCAGCGCCTCCCATGAAAATGCCAGTCCCTCAGTCCCTCTGTCTCAGGACCCCCCTTCATTCCTGAGCCAGGCGTCTCCTCTCCTTACCCCTCTCCCATTTTCCCTGCTTaacccttccttctctcttctatgGGGTCTCCCAGAGTATTCAcagccctccaccccctctcGGATACTACCGGCCCCTCAGACCTTCTGTGCACAACTGGGggaccccccaacacacacacacttgctctGTATCAGTTCCTCGTGTCCCTCACCGCGTACTCCAGGGGTATCATCGCCCTCCCTGGAGCCCCTCCCCGCGGGCCTCGGACCCTCCCAGCAACCCCTTCCTCGGGCTCCCAGGGGTCCCCCTGAACCCCTCCCCCTACAGCCTCGCCAAACCACCCAGCCCGTGGCCGCTGTTTACAAGGACACGCGCTTCCTGACAGTGACGCGAGccgcctcctccccttccccacgcTCCCGGAGGGGGGTGCGGGCCCGGCTCGCGCGGCGGCCAATCAGCGCGCGCTTCCGCAGCTGACAATCGCCGTATAAAGGCGCGTGGCTCGGGCGGAGCGGCCTGGACCTTGAGCGCGGCAGGCTAGCGTCGGAGCCGGCGGACAGGGGGGACCCGGGGGAAGCGACACAGAGAAGGCGAGCGCACCCGAGCGGGGCCGAGGGGCTCGCGAAGCCGCACCGAGCTCCCGCGCACGGCAGCCGGCGGGCCTCTCCCGATCGGCGCCAGCCCCGGAACGTGCTTCCCGGCGCCCAGTGCTTCCAGCCACCGCCGAGGACAGCGCACCGCTCGCTCGCAGCAGCGAGGCCCGGGGCGGCCCCGCAGGGACCTCCCCAAACCGCCCGGGCCGCCCGGATGTGCACTAAAATGGAACAGCCCTTCTACCACGACGACTCATACGCAGCGGCGGGATACGGCCGGGCCCCGGGCGGCCTCTCTCTACACGACTACAAACTCCTGAAGCCCAGCCTGGCGCTCAACCTGACCGACCCTTACCGAGGTCTGAAAGCACCCGGGGCGCGGGGCCCGGGCCCGGAGGGCAGCGGGGGTGGCAGCTACTTCTCCGGCCAGGGCTCGGACACCGGCGCGTCGCTCAAGCTCGCCTCCTCCGAGCTGGAGCGCCTGATCGTCCCCAACAGCAACGGCGTGATCACGACGACGCCCACGCCCCCGGGACAGTACTTTTACCCTCGCGGGGGCGGCAGCAGCGGaggcgcggggggcgcggggggcggcgTCACCGAGGAGCAGGAGGGTTTCGCCGACGGCTTTGTCAAAGCCTTGGACGACCTGCACAAGATGAACCACGTGACGCCCCCCAACGTGTCCCTGGGCGCCAGCGGGGGGGCCCCGGCGGGGCCTGCGGGTGTCTATGCCGGCCCGGAGCCGCCTCCCGTCTACACCAACCTCAGCAGCTACTCCCCAGCCTCGGCGCCCTCCGGAGGCGCCGGGGCCGCCGTTGGGACCAGCAGTTCGTACCCGACGGCCACCATCAGCTACCTCCCCCACGCGCCGCCCTTCGCCGGCGGCCACCCGGCgcagctgggcctgggccgcGGCGCCTCCGCCTTCAAGGAAGAACCGCAGACCGTGCCCGAGGCGCGCAGCCGCGACGCCACGCCGCCGGTGTCTCCCATCAACATGGAAGACCAGGAGCGCATCAAAGTGGAGCGCAAGCGGCTGCGGAACCGGCTGGCGGCCACCAAGTGCCGGAAGCGGAAGCTGGAGCGCATCGCGCGCCTGGAGGACAAGGTGAAGACGCTCAAGGCCGAGAACCTGGGGCTCTCGAACACTGCCGGCGTCCTCCGGGAGCAGGTGGCCCAGCTCAAACAGAAGGTCATGACCCATGTCAGCAacggctgccagctgctgctaGGGGTCAAGGGACACGCCTTCTGAGCACCCCTGCCCCCTACGGACATCCCACCCCCCAGCCTGGACGGCTGGGCGCGCGCCTACCACCGGGTGAGGGTGCAGACGGTGGGCACCCGCCCCGGGGCATGGGGACGCCGAAAACCACACTGGACTCCTGCCCGCCCGCTCTGCGCCCAGCCCTTCCACCTTAACGTTTACAAGCCCCCCTTccactttttttttgtattttttttttctgctgaaaaCGAACTCGATTCATATTGAATataatatatttgtgtatttaacagggaggggaggagggggcgatCGCGGCGGAGCTGGCCCCGCCGCCCGGTACTCAAGCCCGCGGGGACACTGGGGAGGGGACCCCTGCCCCCTACCCTCCCCCTCTGCACCGTACTGTGGAGAAGAAACACGCACTTAGTCTctaaagagtttattttaaaatgtgtttgtgtgtgtgtgtgtttgttgttctgactttttattgaatctatttaagtaaaaaaaaaaggttctttattaatttgtttgtctttttttccaAGCCGGGCgggcggaggtgggagaggacgGGGATGCCCCCACCCGGCCGCTGTTTGTGGTTCGCTTCGGTATCTGTCCCCTCGCCCGCGCCGCCCAAGCACCTCGCGACCCCAGCCCGGCCAGGGTGTCCGCCCCGCTCGCGGTCCCGGGTCCCGGGGCCGGAAAGTCCAGGGCGAGGACGCGGTCCAGCCTCCGCACACCTGGGGCAGGATGCCTGCGGCGAGGCGCGCAGTGCGCAGGCGCGGCCCCACCCAGTCGCGCGCGCCGGGGCTTTCCCTGTTGACGCCACGGAAGCGCTGCCCATATATGGCCGGATTCTGTCCAGTGACGCGACCGCGGTCTCCGGGCAGATTCCGGGAATCCCCTCCCCCGCTCTGCCCGGCAAGGGCCGCGGCGCCCGGAAGGAGGCCGGGATTTTCCCAGGCGGGCGGCTGCCTGGGCCCGGAAAGCCCCAGGCCTGGGTCCAGGGCGTCCGTGGTGGGTGGGCCGCGCTCCCGGGTCCAGGGAGCCGCCCCAGAGCCTCCCGCCTCCGGCTGGCGCCCGGGCCCCGCCGCGCCCACGCTGTCTGACCTGACCCGGGTGGGGGTTTGCTGCTGCCCGCGCGTTTGCCGCCGCGGTCCCCCTCACCTCCGCCAGGAAGGGCGGCGCCCGCCTGCCAGTTTCCCCTCCCGGTGCCAGGCCAGCATCGGGGCGACTGCCAAGTCTGGTCCTGCCGGGGTGGCTGGCCAGGCCGCCGCGCGCCTCCGTCGCTCTGGCGCGGGGCGCCTTTCCCCGCAGCTGTGACTGGTCTGTGGGCAGCTAGTGGACGCAGCCTCGGAGCTGGCAGCACTCAGAACAGCAGAGACACCAGCCCACAGGGGCTGGATGGACAGAACAGACACTTCATTCATTTCTAAAGTCCTGAACAGCCCAGCCCTGGAGACACAGCCTAGACCACAGCAGGCAGATAGACAATAAACACGGAAAGAATGACCCCGAGATGGTGGCAAGTGCTAGGAAAAGAAGACACAGGTGAAAGCGGGGCAGGGCAGAGGAGCTGCTTTGGAGAACAGATGGGGGACATAGACCTTTAATGAGACCAGATTTGAAGCCCGGCCCCGGAAGAACCTGGGTAACAGCATTCTGGGCAGAGGGAGCACGTGCAGTTCCTGTGGCCAGAACAAGCTCAGCCTGTTAAGGAACAATAAGAAGCCAGTGTGCCTGGAATAGAATAAACCAGGAGGGTGGAGCTGAGGTCAGGGAAGACCACACAGGGCCTTGGGGAGAAGTGCCGATAAAATTCCAAGGCTGAGATTAGTGACTTCGGTGGGTATTGGGCTGGGCAGCAATATTAATAATGGGTCTGGATTAAATGAGCTTGTCGGTCCTGTTCTGTGGAAGTAAATATGGGctcagggtggcaaaggcacttGCCTGGACACATACAGAATCAAACTGCACTCCTG
The sequence above is a segment of the Myotis daubentonii chromosome 5, mMyoDau2.1, whole genome shotgun sequence genome. Coding sequences within it:
- the JUNB gene encoding transcription factor JunB, which encodes MCTKMEQPFYHDDSYAAAGYGRAPGGLSLHDYKLLKPSLALNLTDPYRGLKAPGARGPGPEGSGGGSYFSGQGSDTGASLKLASSELERLIVPNSNGVITTTPTPPGQYFYPRGGGSSGGAGGAGGGVTEEQEGFADGFVKALDDLHKMNHVTPPNVSLGASGGAPAGPAGVYAGPEPPPVYTNLSSYSPASAPSGGAGAAVGTSSSYPTATISYLPHAPPFAGGHPAQLGLGRGASAFKEEPQTVPEARSRDATPPVSPINMEDQERIKVERKRLRNRLAATKCRKRKLERIARLEDKVKTLKAENLGLSNTAGVLREQVAQLKQKVMTHVSNGCQLLLGVKGHAF